From Anoplolepis gracilipes unplaced genomic scaffold, ASM4749672v1 Contig35, whole genome shotgun sequence, one genomic window encodes:
- the LOC140676011 gene encoding uncharacterized protein: MVARVLQANLNHARQAQDLFVHTLAERGCGLGIAAEPYQIPEHPSWVGDELGSVALTWRADARASLSATLVGKGKGWVAVRWGPVLVIGVYLPPSLDLSGFAERLLNEGGISTCVRERGESVVDLIWASPATLNKVLGWKVATEVETLSDHRYIVYGLVVTPEQVLQRRRLRETTSPRRWSTKKMNENAFMASILSATWLERGESGEADRDIE, encoded by the exons atggtgGCTCGGGTCCTGCAGGCAAATCTCAACCACGCCCGTCAGGCGCAAGACTTGTTTGTGCACACTCTGGCGGAGCGTGGTTGTGGTTTGGGCATTGCTGCGGAGCCGTACCAGATCCCCGAGCACCCTTCGTGGGTGGGGGACGAGTTGGGCTCCGTAGCCCTTACATGGAGGGCGGATGCTCGCGCCTCACTTTCCGCCACATTGGTGGGCAAGGGCAAAGGGTGGGTGGCGGTCAGGTGGGGACCCGTTTTGGTCATCGGGGTCTACCTGCCGCCTAGTCTGGACCTCTCAGGATTTGCTGAGAG GCTGCTGAACGAGGGAGGGATAAGCACCTGCGTACGGGAAAGGGGAGAGTCGGTGGTGGACCTTATCTGGGCCTCCCCAGCGACCCTCAACAAGGTGCTAGGGTGGAAGGTGGCCACGGAGGTCGAGACCTTGTCAGATCATAGGTACATAGTCTACGGCCTCGTGGTCACACCCGAGCAGGTGCTCCAGCGTCGACGGCTGAGAGAGACGACCTCTCCTAGGCGCTGGAGCACAAAGAAAATGAACGAGAACGCCTTTATGGCCTCGATCCTTTCGGCCACGTGGCTGGAGAGAGGAGAATCGGGAGAGGCCGATAGGGACATAGAGTAG